The Aeromonas veronii genome includes the window ATCGACTGCGATCTGCGCTGGGGCTATTGCGATCTCGCCACCAAGGCGCGCCATCTGGCAGACTTCGAGGAGGAGCTGGCCCATCTGGCGAGCCTGGGTTACCAGCATGAGACCAGGCTGGTGCCAAAGGATGAAATGCACTCGGTGGTGGGATCGGACCGCTACATCGGCGGCATGATCGACATGGGCTCGGGCCACCTGCATCCTCTCAACCTGGCCCTGGGGGAGGCGCGCGCCGCTGCCAGCCTCGGCGTCTCTCTGTTCGAGCAGTCCAGAGTGCTCAACATCGATTATGGGGACAAGGTGCAGGTCACCACGGCCCATGGTCGCTGCCGTGCCAGCTATCTGGTGATCGGCTGCAACGCCTATCTCAATGATCTCAACCCGGAACTGGGGGGCAAGGTGCTGCCAGCGGGCTCTTACATCCTCGCCACCGAGGTGCTGGAGAAGCGGCTGCGTCAGCGCCTGCTGCCCCGGAATATGGCGGTGTGCGATCAGAACGTGGCGCTCGATTACTACCGGCTCTCCGCCGATGGTCGTCTGCTGTTCGGTGGCGCCTGCAACTATTCCGGTCGTGACCCTAAGGACATCAAGGCCTTTATGCTGCCCAAGCTGCTGCGGGTGTTCCCGGAGCTTGCGGGCACCGCCATCGAGTTCCAGTGGGGGGGCATGATAGGCATAGGGGCGAATCGACTGCCCCAGATAGGGCGCCTGCCGGGTCACCCCAATGTGTTCTACGCCCAGGCCTATTCGGGGCACGGTCTCAATGCCACTCACATGGCGGCCAAGCTGGTGGCGGAGGCGATCAGGGGGGAGAGTCGGGGATTCGATCTGTTCAGCCAGGTGCCCCACATCACCTTCCCGGGCGGGCCGTCCTTACGTTCACCCCTGCTGGCGCTGGGGATGTTGTGGTATCGGTTGAAAGACCTGCTGTAAGGGGGATCAGGAGGCGGGGCTGTCCTGAGGCTGGCCGGGCTCGGCCAGGCGCCAGCCCTGCTCCGTTTTCATCATCCAGACTTCGCGCTCCTGCGCCAGCGCCTGACCGGCTTCGAACTCGCCGTATTTGCGCTCCAGCTCCATCAGCCCCATTTCCTGCTGAAAGGGACCGACTCTGTCATAGACGAGATCTTCGTCGTGCAGGATCTGGAGTTGTGCCAGTCCCTGCTTGAAATGCAGCTGGTAGCCGACCTTGACCAGATAGACCCCTTCCATCCGCTCTTCCTTGCCAAGTACGGCGAAGTCACTGATATCAAACAGATTGGCGTCCGCATCTGACTGGAGTTTGGCGGTGACCTGACGCTGGATGGCCTCTTCACCAGGGCCTGCATCACAGCCATAGAGCCAGCAGGCGAGCAGGGGGATGAACCACTTTTTCATCGAAACTCCGGATGATACGAGACACAAGGGGCAAAGTTTGCCACGGTGAGGGCGAGATACAAGGGATGCTCAGAAAAATCAGCGCGCTATGGCTGGCCTGAGGAGAGGGGGCAGGGATGGCTGACGGTGCGGCTCATGACCAGGGTATCGCCGCTGAACCCGGAGATCCGCTTGCGATTCACCTGCTGGAAGCCGTGCCTGGACCAAAAATGCAGGGCGGGCAGGTTGGTTTCGATGACCCCGAGCCGCATGGCGCTGCAACCCCAGCCGGCCGCCCTTTCCATGAGCCGTGCGACCAGTTTGCTGCCGATCCCTTGTCCCTGCCAGCACTCCTTCAACAGCAGCAGGCCGAGGTAGGCCGTCTGCGCATCCGGATAACCGCGGACAAGATCGACGCAGCCAAGCAGCTCCTCTCCCTCCAGCACGGCGAGTACAAACTTGTCGTCTTCCCAGATGCCGGGTGGGCAGACCTTGAGGATCGCCAGGGCATCCGCAGGGTCGGGTGCCTTGCCCTCGGTCAGCCAGCTGTAGGCGGGCGTCGCCAGCACGACCTCTTCCAGCCACTGACGGTGGTCTGGGTTCGTCGGTGACAGGCGGCGCAACTCCATCTAGCGCAGCTTGTCCAGCTGACCCAGGAATTCCGCTGGGCCCATAAAGCCGGTCACCCGCTGGCCGTTCACTTCGTTGCCATCCCGGTCAAAGAAGATGAGGGTCGGCAGCCCCAGCACGTTGAGGCCGTTGAGCAGCGCAACGTCGGCATCGTCATTGGCGGTGACATCCGCCTGCAGCAGCACCATGTCGGCGAAGCGGGCACGCACCGCCGGGTCGCTGAAGGTCTTGTGCTCGAACTCCTTGCAGGCCACACACCAGTCGGCATAGAGATCCAGCAGCACCGGCTTGCCGCGGGCGGCGGCGAGCTGGATCTTGAGATCATCCAGGGTCTTGATGCGGATAAACTGCGGTACTTCGCGCTGGGTGCTCGCGGCGGCATCCTGGCTCGGCAACAGCAGATCCTTTGCCACCACCACGGCTCCCATCATGGCGAGCAGCAGGGCGAAGCCACACAGGCTCTTGCCCAGCGAATGGGTGCGATGCTGGTTGTGGTGATAGAGGTAGGCGCATAGCGCCAGTCCCCATACCAGCCAGGCCAGGGTGCTGGTCTCGTCGCTCCACAGTCGGGAGAGCAGCAGCAGGGGCACTGCCAAGAGCGCAAAGCCGAACAGCTGCTTGATCACATCCATCCAGGCACCGGCTCTGGGCAGCAGCTTGCCCCCCGAGGTGCCGATCAGCAGCAGGGGCAGCCCCATCCCTAAGGAGAGGGCATAGAGGGCCGCGCCACCGAGCCAGAGGTCACCGCTCTGGGCCACGTAGATGAGGGCGCCGGAGAGGGGGGCCGTGGTGCAGGGGGAGCAGACCAGGCCGGAGATCATGCCCATGATGCCGACCCCGACTACCGAGCCCCCTTGCTGGCGGTTGGAGAGTCCTACGATCCGGGTCTGCAGGCCGCTTGGGAGCTGCAGGGTATAGAGCCCGAACATGGAGAGGGCCAGCAGCACGAACATGACCGAGAGACCGATCAGCACATAGGGGTGCTGCAGGGCTGCCTGGAATTTCAGTCCCGCCGAGGCGACCACTAGGCCAAGCAGGGTGTAGGTGATGGCCATGCCCTGTACGTAGACGAAGGAGAGCAAAAAGGCGCGCCGGGTGGAGAGGCGTTCACCGACACCGGCGATGATCCCGGTCAGTATGGGGTACATGGGGAAGACGCAGGGAGTGAAAGCGAGCCCCAGCCCCAGGGCGAAGAAGGCGGCGATGCTGAGCCAGAAACCCTGGCTGCCAAGGGCGGCCGCCAGCTGATCCTGCTGGCTGGCGGGCTGGTCGACGGCGGGGCTGGTGTCCCTGATGCCATCTTGAGGGGCCTCGCTCACGAGGGGTTGTATCTCGACCCGCTTGTCGGTCGGCGGGTAGCAGAGACCCTCGGTACAACCCTGATAGCTGATGGTGAGGCTGGCCCCCTGGCCCACCTCAGTCAGGGTAAGCGGGATCTGCACCTCCTGGTAATAGACCCGGGTCTTGCCGAAGAAGTTGTCCTCGTGCTCGGTGCCGGCGGGCAGTCCGGGTTGCTGGAAGCTGAGATTTTCTCCCTTGAAGCTGAAACGGTGGCGGTAGAGGTAGTAGCCATCGGCGATGCGCAGGATCAGCCGTAGCTGGTTGCCCTGCTGGCTGCTCTCGAGACGAAAGGCCTCATCGACTTTCAGAAACTGGGGCTGGCTGCCGGTGTCGATGCCGAGGCTGCTCAGCAGATCCTGGCTGGCGGCCTGCGCCGGGCTGGCCAGCAGGCTGAGCAGGAGCAGCAGAGGGGTAAACAGGGCGGTCAGTCTCATGCGGTCTCCCCGGCGAGCCAGTCGAGATAGGGCTGATGGCCGAGACTGACCGGCAGCGCCAGGATCTCCGGCACCTCGTAGGGATGCAGTGCGAGGATGCACTCGCGCAGGGGCTCGAACAGGGCGGCGCTGGACTTGATGATGAGCTGGATCTCCCGGGCTCGTTCAATCTGCCCCTGCCAGCGATAGACAGAGGTGAGTCCCGGCAATTGATTGATGCAGGCGGCGAGGCGCCGGCTTAGCAGTTGATCGCAGATGAGATCGGCAGCGGCCTCATCTGGACAGGTGCAGAGCACTAAAATAGCGTCGGTCATGGCGTGAAAATCTCGTCATAAAGGGGTGAAACAGGCCCATAAACCAGAGGGCTACTATACCTAGCGCCGGGATAAATAGCACCCGCCATGCCTCTTTCGCCGGGGACGAAAATTAGTGGTGCGCCCGAGATAGACGCTGTGAAAAGGAGAGGGCAAAATGGGCTGGCTTATTCCCATTTTTACGTAAGGAAATGTATGACCCAACAGAATGAGCAGCAGAGAAACCGGATGTTGAGCCTGTTGCGTGAGGGCGAGCGCCGCATGCTGGTGCAACTGTCCGGTCTGCTGCGTACCAGTGCCGATGAGATCAACGCCGAGCTGGAGAAAGAAGAGCTGCTGGGGGCTCTGGAACTGCCCATCACGGTGGAGTATCTGAGTGGTGTGGTGCAACATCATCTGTTTGAGCGCCTGCACAAGGGCGACATGACGGCTGCCCAGCGCATGCTGACCCAGTACCAGAGCGATCTCGAGGCCATGCTGAAACAGGAAGCGGGGGAAGACGAAACACCCGTCGAAGAGGCAAAGGCCGGGGCCTGAGCCCCAACCTCCCCATCAGCACCATCATGCCTGCCGCATGATGGTGCCTCGTCACTTCTTTTCAATCCCTTCTTTAGTTCAGTACCCGCTGCGCCGGTTGGCCCGGAATGGGGAACACCTTGTCATAGCTCCAGTTGTAGACGAAGGCATAGACCAGGTAGAACAGCACGAAGCCCATATCCAGTACCAGCGCCTCCAGCAGCCCGATGTCGAGCCACCAGCACATCACCGGCAGGGCCACGGTCAGCAATCCCCCCTCGAAACCCAGCGTATGCAGGACTCGCTGCCACAGTACCTTGTGGGTATGGCCTTGATAACGCAGCAGTAATTTATCCACCCCTATGTTGTAGACATAGTTCCAGACGGTGGCGACCACCGAGAAGAACAGGGCCAGGGGCCCCATGTGGTTGAGACCGACCCCGGTGACCCAGCTTGCCAGGGGGGCGGCGATCAACAGGCCGATCAATTCGAAGCCGATGGCGTGACGAAGGCGATCGCGAGTGTTGCGCATGAGTGTGTCCCTCTGTGTTGGTTGAGATGATGACGGCGACTATAATCGCTAAAAGCCATGGATGCTCGTTGGTATCTATCGCTAAAACAGATAGATGAATGAGGGCATAAGCTGATGAATCTCTCCCTGGAGCAACTCAAGGCACTGTTGGCAGCGGTGGAAACGGGGTCGTTTTCCGGTGCCGCCCGTCGTCTGGGCAAGGCCCAATCCGTGGTGAGCACCGCCATCGCCAATCTGGAGATCGATCTGGGGCTCGAGTTGTTCGATCGCAGCGGCCGCTACCCGGTGCTGACGGAGGCGGGCCGCCGGGTCCAGCAGGAGGCATTGATCCTGCTGGCCCAGAGCGAGCGGCTGCAAGCCATCGCCGGCGAGCTGGCGGTGGGCATCGAATCGCGCCTCACCCTGGCCATCGACGATGACTCCCACCTGCCCTGGCTCGGCGCCGTGCTGGAGGAGTTTGCCACTCGCTACCCGGCGGTGGAGCTGGAGCTGCTGTTTCCCCTGATGGATGATGTGACCGAACTGCTCAAGAGCGGGCGGGCCCAGCTCGGCATCTGCTATCAACAGATGCAGCCGGCGCGGGAACTGGTGGCACGATCCCTGGGGGCGGTCAGCATGCCGCTGGTGGTCTCCCCGGATCACCCCCTTGCCCACAAGGAGCCGCTGCGGGAGAGCGATTTGCAGGGGGCGCGCCAGCTGATGGTGACCGGGCGGCGAGAAGGGACGGAGCGCAACCGCTTCCGTCTCTCTTCCCAGGTGTGGTGGGTCGAGGGGGATCTGGGGATCCTGGAGTTGGTCAAGCTGGGGCTGGGGTGGGCATCCGTACCGGACTTCCTGCTGCATCGGCCGCTGGCACGGGGAGAAGTGGTGGTGTTGCAGCCGGATTTCGCCAGCCAGACCGAGTTGATGCTGGAGCTGCAGTGGCATCGCGCCCGCCCGCTGGGGCAGGCGGGGGCTTGGCTCAAAGAGGCACTGCTGGCGCGCGTGCCCCGTTGATCAGGATGGCGGCTCAGTCGGCGAGGGAGTAGGGCAGGGGTTGCAGGGTGAGATGAGCGCTCTCATCCTGCTTGAGGCGAAACTCGGCATCGGCCTCGGTGTCCTTGGGCAGCACGGCGGTGAGCCAGAGCTGGCCACCTTGCTGCCAGGCGTTCAACACCATGCCGCTACGGCGCCAGTTGTCACCGAGCCGGATCTCCAGGGTATCGCCGCTGGCGACCGGGCCGGTGGCGGTGCCTGCCAGCACGAAGAGGGCGCGGTTGTTGGCGCCGCGGTACTTGGCGCGGGCCACAATTTCCTGGCCCATGTAGCAGCCCTTGGTGAAACAGATGCCATCCAGTGCCTGCAGGTTCAACATCTGGGGGATGTATTCCCCTTGATGCACGGCTTCCAGATGGGGGATCCCCGCCTTGACATCCAGCCCCCACCAGAGGGCCTCGTCGGCCGCAGGCAGGGCGATGGCGAGGGGTTGCTCGCTCACCAGCAACCAGCGATCGGCCTCCACACGCACCGCCATGCCACCCTCGATGAGGCCGGTCTCCTGCAGGCCGTACTGGGCCGAGATCCACGCATCGCTGCCCAGACCCGCAACGCCCACCGTCTTGCCCGGGTAGTCGTCGATCTCCACCTTGGCGAAGACCGCAAACTTCTTGAGCTCCGGCAACTGGCGTGCCAGTACCGAGGGCTTGGTCAGCAGCAGCAGGGACTCTTCCAGGCAGAGCAGGCGAAAATCGCTCCATAGCTTGCCCTTGGGATCGCAGTGACCGCCGAGGGTGCTCTGGCCCGGTTGCAAGGCGTTGACGTCGCAGGTGACCTGGCCTTGCAGATACTTGGCGCGATCCGTGCCGCGTAAACGGGTGATGGCGAGATCGCTCAAGGAGAAAAGGCTGGGTTCGGCAGGCAGAACAGGGGTCAGCAGGCTCACGGTGGTGGTCCAAAGGCATAAAGTATGTGACCTGCATGGTAAAGACGTAAG containing:
- a CDS encoding PACE efflux transporter, which gives rise to MRNTRDRLRHAIGFELIGLLIAAPLASWVTGVGLNHMGPLALFFSVVATVWNYVYNIGVDKLLLRYQGHTHKVLWQRVLHTLGFEGGLLTVALPVMCWWLDIGLLEALVLDMGFVLFYLVYAFVYNWSYDKVFPIPGQPAQRVLN
- a CDS encoding GNAT family N-acetyltransferase, whose protein sequence is MELRRLSPTNPDHRQWLEEVVLATPAYSWLTEGKAPDPADALAILKVCPPGIWEDDKFVLAVLEGEELLGCVDLVRGYPDAQTAYLGLLLLKECWQGQGIGSKLVARLMERAAGWGCSAMRLGVIETNLPALHFWSRHGFQQVNRKRISGFSGDTLVMSRTVSHPCPLSSGQP
- a CDS encoding NAD(P)/FAD-dependent oxidoreductase, whose product is MQTGRHGHQEHVASYYAATRNDHQQWPELGGELDADVCIIGGGFTGLNTAINLAEAGYKVVLLEANRIGWGASGRNGGQLIRGIGHDTSQFARWIGEEGVRELDLMGLEAVQLVRDRVEHFNIDCDLRWGYCDLATKARHLADFEEELAHLASLGYQHETRLVPKDEMHSVVGSDRYIGGMIDMGSGHLHPLNLALGEARAAASLGVSLFEQSRVLNIDYGDKVQVTTAHGRCRASYLVIGCNAYLNDLNPELGGKVLPAGSYILATEVLEKRLRQRLLPRNMAVCDQNVALDYYRLSADGRLLFGGACNYSGRDPKDIKAFMLPKLLRVFPELAGTAIEFQWGGMIGIGANRLPQIGRLPGHPNVFYAQAYSGHGLNATHMAAKLVAEAIRGESRGFDLFSQVPHITFPGGPSLRSPLLALGMLWYRLKDLL
- the ygfZ gene encoding tRNA-modifying protein YgfZ, with product MLTPVLPAEPSLFSLSDLAITRLRGTDRAKYLQGQVTCDVNALQPGQSTLGGHCDPKGKLWSDFRLLCLEESLLLLTKPSVLARQLPELKKFAVFAKVEIDDYPGKTVGVAGLGSDAWISAQYGLQETGLIEGGMAVRVEADRWLLVSEQPLAIALPAADEALWWGLDVKAGIPHLEAVHQGEYIPQMLNLQALDGICFTKGCYMGQEIVARAKYRGANNRALFVLAGTATGPVASGDTLEIRLGDNWRRSGMVLNAWQQGGQLWLTAVLPKDTEADAEFRLKQDESAHLTLQPLPYSLAD
- a CDS encoding LysR family transcriptional regulator, whose protein sequence is MNLSLEQLKALLAAVETGSFSGAARRLGKAQSVVSTAIANLEIDLGLELFDRSGRYPVLTEAGRRVQQEALILLAQSERLQAIAGELAVGIESRLTLAIDDDSHLPWLGAVLEEFATRYPAVELELLFPLMDDVTELLKSGRAQLGICYQQMQPARELVARSLGAVSMPLVVSPDHPLAHKEPLRESDLQGARQLMVTGRREGTERNRFRLSSQVWWVEGDLGILELVKLGLGWASVPDFLLHRPLARGEVVVLQPDFASQTELMLELQWHRARPLGQAGAWLKEALLARVPR
- the cutA gene encoding divalent-cation tolerance protein CutA, producing MTDAILVLCTCPDEAAADLICDQLLSRRLAACINQLPGLTSVYRWQGQIERAREIQLIIKSSAALFEPLRECILALHPYEVPEILALPVSLGHQPYLDWLAGETA
- a CDS encoding protein-disulfide reductase DsbD encodes the protein MRLTALFTPLLLLLSLLASPAQAASQDLLSSLGIDTGSQPQFLKVDEAFRLESSQQGNQLRLILRIADGYYLYRHRFSFKGENLSFQQPGLPAGTEHEDNFFGKTRVYYQEVQIPLTLTEVGQGASLTISYQGCTEGLCYPPTDKRVEIQPLVSEAPQDGIRDTSPAVDQPASQQDQLAAALGSQGFWLSIAAFFALGLGLAFTPCVFPMYPILTGIIAGVGERLSTRRAFLLSFVYVQGMAITYTLLGLVVASAGLKFQAALQHPYVLIGLSVMFVLLALSMFGLYTLQLPSGLQTRIVGLSNRQQGGSVVGVGIMGMISGLVCSPCTTAPLSGALIYVAQSGDLWLGGAALYALSLGMGLPLLLIGTSGGKLLPRAGAWMDVIKQLFGFALLAVPLLLLSRLWSDETSTLAWLVWGLALCAYLYHHNQHRTHSLGKSLCGFALLLAMMGAVVVAKDLLLPSQDAAASTQREVPQFIRIKTLDDLKIQLAAARGKPVLLDLYADWCVACKEFEHKTFSDPAVRARFADMVLLQADVTANDDADVALLNGLNVLGLPTLIFFDRDGNEVNGQRVTGFMGPAEFLGQLDKLR